In the Desulfitobacterium hafniense DCB-2 genome, GTACATGATTAGCCTTAATAAAATGAGCAATAACCTAACAAACATAATCACTAAGGATTTAGACTATAACGAAGATAAGAAAGAGATTATTGCTTACTCTATTGAGACATCACTACTCGCCGTAATAGGGACTCTTTTATTAATTCTTTTTGCATTTATTGCCAATGCCTTGAAACCTGCACTTATCGCGGCACTGTTTGGGGTTGCGTTACGTAAGGTTTCTGGAGGTGCTCATTTTAACACGCCTACAAAGTGTTTGATTTTTGGGGCGATTGTATATACCCTTCTTGGGTTTTTGGCTCAAACCTTAATAAAATACCAATTGAACTACGATTATTTACTTTGGATAAGTTTAGCTAGTTCCTTTTTGATAGTTATTATTCTTGCACCGGTTGATAGTGATAGTAAACCCATACATTCTAAAAGACTAAGAAATAACTTAAAAATGCTGTCTATTGTTTTGATAATCGTAGCTTTAATAATTTACAAAGTATCATCGGAACCATTGTTAATTGTCAGCATGTGTCTTGGGGTACTTTATCAATCCCTTACTTTGCTGCCTGTATTCAATCGCCGAGGAGGTGGATAAGGTGAAAAAAACTATCTTCACAGCTCTCGCGACATCACTAATGGTACTTGCTAGTGCTTCTTCAGTATTTGCTTGTGGTTGGTACGCCTATCAGCCCAAGACACCGAAATCATTACAGAAATAATGTAGTTCCACTTAAGAAGCTGGGTTTTATAACCCGGCTTTCTTAAGAGTGGGAGGGAAAGATGAAGAAAGTTTTTCTAAAAAAGTCAATTATTCAATCGACCTTATTCAGCATAACAATTAGCATATTTATGATAACCATGGTATTGATGTTGTTTTTTGGAAAGACCTTTTGGGAAAAAGAGTCTGTGAAACTGGAATATGACTTATTGACTATTGCTCTTGATGTAAAGCAGACTATTGATTCAAACCTGCATTTGATTCCTTCCTGCCAAGATGATGTAAATATTCTGCCCAGAACTCAGCAAATGGTGAAACTTGACAAAGTGGTAAAACCTTTGTTGCAGGAGAAACGCCCCTACTCCGTAGCTTTTTATGATTTGGAGTTTGGCTGGATGGTTTCTGAGGGAAAGCAAATAGAGTCTGTAGAGACGATCCTGGTTGACCTTCATGGTGCCTCAGAAATAAAGGTTCTCAATTACGATCATATAACCTTGGTAAGCGTTCCGGTACAACTGGAAAAAGGCTTAAAGGGGTATGTGTGGGCTTATGCCACAAAATCCGAATTTGAACTTGGTCCTTTTACGGGGTATAGCATCTCTTTTAGTTTATTGTTTTTATCCATAGGGATTATTATCATCCTCATTCAAAAGTTTATGAAGGAGATCCAACATCAGTTGGAAGAATTCTCGGAATCCATCGTTCATCCTGAAACCAATCTGTCGTGGAACTCCCATGGGCTGCCAGAACTCGAGCCAGTTTTAGACAAGATTAAGGGGTATACTCAAGAGCTGAGTGCTATTAATGAAGAGCTTGAGGCTTCACAGCGGCGATTTACCCAAATCATGGAGGGGATCTCCGATGGCTTATTTTCTATAGATAGAGAGTGGCGACTCCTTTTCTACAATGATGTAGCGAAGAAGTATTTTGATAAATCTGATGAAGAATTGAAAATGAAAAATATACTCGAAATTTTTCCTAGTTTCTCTAATACAGTAACGTATCAATATATTGCGGAAGTTTTCCTTACTGCTGAACCTGCCTATTTCGAAGCGGATGGAATGATGACCTCGGAGAGAATTTTCCATACCAGTATTTATCCTTTTGAAGAAGGGATTACGGTCTTCTTCAGGGATATAACAGAACAAAGGCAACAGCAGCATGAAATGGCGCGACTGGAAAGGCTTAACCTGGTTGGCCAAATGGCCGCCGGAATCAGCCATGAGATAAGAAATCCCCTCACTACCGTTAAGGGCTTCCTGCAGTTGCGCGGCATTAAGGTTACGGATCCTGATGAAAAAGAGTACAACGACCTAATGATTTCGGAAATTGATCGTGCCAATACTATTATCTCCGAGTTTTTATCTTTGGCGAAAGACAATATGGGCAGCACTCAGGAACAGGATATCAATCAGATTATCTATAGAATCTTCCCGATGATTCAGGCTGATGCCAATAACGGCAATAAAGATCTCATATTAAACTTAAATCCGTTACCCAGCCTATGGCTTAATGAAAATGAAATACGCCAACTGCTCTTGAACTTTGTCCGCAATGCTCTGGAGGTCACTCCACAGGGTGGGTGTGTCATTATACAGACTTACGAGGATAGAAATAATGTGGTTTTGGCTGTCAAAGATCAAGGGTGCGGTATTCCTGAGGAGATCCGGGATAAGATTGGGACACCGTTTTTTACAACCAAAGAGAGCGGAACAGGATTGGGAATTGCGATCTCCATGGGCATAGCTCATCGTCACAATGCTGAACTGACGTTTGACACGGGAGATCAGGGGACTACCTTTAAAGTCATATTTAAAAGAAGGAATATCCTCGGTAAAAAAGATGAAGGTGAATTAAGTTGACAGAATAATGGCTGTTTGGTTAAACTGAAATAAATTTATCGCGAAAAAACGTGTTTTTATGGAGGAGCAAGAAATGTACACCATGCAACAGCCTCTGCCAGCAGAGTATCTTAGCCTTAGCGAAGAAGAGATGGATCGGCGGATACGGAAGGTGAAAGAAGATCTGGGTTCCCGGCTGCTCATATTGGGCCATCATTATCAACGGGACGAGGTTGTCCGTTATGCCGATTACCGGGGGGACTCCTTGAGACTCTCTCAATTGGCGGCTCAGGCCGAAGCGGAATACATCGTTTTCTGCGGTGTCCACTTTATGGCGGAGACGGCTGATATCCTGACAGTTCCGGAGCAGAAGGTGATTTTGCCTGATCTGGGAGCAGGGTGTCCGATGGCTGATATGGCAGATATCGAAGATGTTGAGCGGTGCTGGGAACAGCTCGTCGCTCAGTATGATGAAGAGTTCGTTCCTGTGACCTACGTCAATTCCTCGGCAGAGGTTAAAGCTTTTTGCGGACGCCATGGAGGCCTGACCTGCACCTCCTCCAATGCCATGAAAATTCTTAAAACTCTGTTCAGCCAGGGCAAGCGCATTCTTTTCCTGCCTGATGAGCATCTTGGGCGCAATTCAGCGATGCATCTGGGTCTGGAGGAGAAGGACATGTTCTTATGGCAGCGGGAGGAATGGGAGATGGAGCTGCCGGAGGCTGCACCGAAGATTATCCTTTGGGATGGCTATTGCGGAGTTCATCAGAGATTCACGCCGGCCCATGTGGATTATGTCCGGGTAAAATATCCCGGTGTTACGGTGATTGTGCACCCGGAATGCAGCCATGTTGTGGTGGAAAAGGCGGATTTGGACGGTTCCACAGACTTTATTATCCGCCAAATCACAGGCGCTCCGGAAGGAAGCATCTGGGCCGTGGGAACGGAGATTAATCTTGTCAGCCGACTGGCCAAGGAGAACCCGGATAAAAAGATAGTCAGTCTTAATGAGAATACTTGTCTCTGTGTGATGATGAGCCGCATCAGTCAACCTCACCTGCTTTGGGCTCTGGAGAACCTGGCGCAGGGTAATGTGGTGAATCAGATCACCGTGAAGCCCGAGATCGCCAAAGAGGCCATTGTGGCACTGGATAGAATGCTGGAAATGAGTAAATAGATGAGATTCCTCTATGGAGTCAGGGAAGAGCTTTCGGGCTCTTTCTTTTTATTCAGAATATTCATGATATTTAGTTAAATTCTTTACTTCTTTTTTCTATCCCTCTATAATGTATACACAAGAGACAGAAAATGGGGAGGATAAAATGAGTAGAGTTATTCATGCCATCACGACACCCGTTATTCCGCAATGGAATCGTGAACTCCTATTTAAAATCTTGGACAATATTCATGATGTGGTTCTCGTTATTGATACGGATACCACGATTGTGTATGTCAATGAGGTCTATGCCAGAAGGCTGGGAGTCCCTGCGACAAAGGTTTTGGGCCGAAGGCTCGATAGGATCGAACCCAATTCGTCTACTATCAATTGTTTAAAGACAGGGATGCCCAGCCAAGGCAGGGAATATGTGGAATCCTTGAACATTGAAGTGGTAAGCAATACCTTTCCGCTTTATCATGATGAGCGCATTGTCGGTGCGGTATCCATTTTTAGAAACGTCACAAAGGGGGCTGGGCTGAACCAGGAACTTATTAGTGATAGGGAGCGGGTGCCGATGGAAAATCCTTATAACATGAAGGAAATCACTTCTCGTCTGGAAAAGGAACTGATTGTTTCAGCTTTGGGCAATTACAACAATAACCGCACCCAGGCCATGAAGGCTTTAGGGATTTCACGGCGGGCTTTTTATGATAAACTGCGGAAATATGGAATTGAAGACCGGGATAAAGAAATGAGTTAGTCATCCGGAAGGCTCAGGTGAGGAGGTTGGATTGTGAGGCTGGAAGATATTAAAAAGATAGGTGTGGTCGGGGCCGGAAATATGGGACACCAGATTGCTTTAAGCTGTGCTCTGGCCGGTTACCAAGTGGCCTGTACGGATATTAGCCAGGTTATGCTGGGCAAGGCGGAAGCCTTTGCCCGGTCATATCTGCCGGAACGGGTGGCTAAAGGGAAGATGACTCAAGGGGAATGGGGCAAGAAAAGCGGTAAGGGATTCTATACTTACGGAGGGGCGTCCCATGAGTAAAGCTTCGGTTTCCTTGGTCAAAGTATCTGAGGTGTATGAATCCCTTGGCCAGGCTCTCGATCTGTGCGACGGATTGGCCGGGCTGCAGGTCGATGACAAAATTTTGCTGAAACCCAATATTGTCAGTTGGGATTTTGACTATCCATTTCCTCCTTATGGGGTCGTGACCACCAGCACTGTAATGCAAGCTCTGGTTCAGATCCTTGTGGAAAGAGGATTTGAAAATCTAATCATCGGTGAGGGCTCTCTTCCGGGGCCAAAGCCTCAGGGAGACGCCATCTATGAGGCCTTGGGATATGGTAAACTCCGGGATAGGTATGGGGTCAGATTGGTTGATTTTAATGCGGAGCCTTTTATCACCACCGATTATGGAGATGGTTTTAAACTGGATATCGCTCAAGAAGCTTTGGCGGTGGACAAAATTATCAATATCCCCGTTTTGAAAACCCATAATCAAGCCAAGGTGTCTCTGGGAATCAAAAACCTAAAGGGGTGCCTGAGCCGCCGTTCTAAGCAATTCTGTCACGGTCTGGATCAGGAGGAACTGAATCTGACCTTTCCCCGCATCATTGAGAAGCTTCCTGTGGCTTTGACTATTATTGACGGTCTTTACACCCTTGAAAAAGGACCGGGACCTACTGGAAAGGCGTATCCCAAAGGGCTCTTGCTGGCCTCCAGGGATCCCTTGGCCTGCGATCTGGTGGG is a window encoding:
- a CDS encoding cyclic lactone autoinducer peptide, translated to MKKTIFTALATSLMVLASASSVFACGWYAYQPKTPKSLQK
- a CDS encoding accessory gene regulator ArgB-like protein; translated protein: MISLNKMSNNLTNIITKDLDYNEDKKEIIAYSIETSLLAVIGTLLLILFAFIANALKPALIAALFGVALRKVSGGAHFNTPTKCLIFGAIVYTLLGFLAQTLIKYQLNYDYLLWISLASSFLIVIILAPVDSDSKPIHSKRLRNNLKMLSIVLIIVALIIYKVSSEPLLIVSMCLGVLYQSLTLLPVFNRRGGG
- the nadA gene encoding quinolinate synthase NadA, with the protein product MYTMQQPLPAEYLSLSEEEMDRRIRKVKEDLGSRLLILGHHYQRDEVVRYADYRGDSLRLSQLAAQAEAEYIVFCGVHFMAETADILTVPEQKVILPDLGAGCPMADMADIEDVERCWEQLVAQYDEEFVPVTYVNSSAEVKAFCGRHGGLTCTSSNAMKILKTLFSQGKRILFLPDEHLGRNSAMHLGLEEKDMFLWQREEWEMELPEAAPKIILWDGYCGVHQRFTPAHVDYVRVKYPGVTVIVHPECSHVVVEKADLDGSTDFIIRQITGAPEGSIWAVGTEINLVSRLAKENPDKKIVSLNENTCLCVMMSRISQPHLLWALENLAQGNVVNQITVKPEIAKEAIVALDRMLEMSK
- a CDS encoding helix-turn-helix domain-containing protein; the encoded protein is MSRVIHAITTPVIPQWNRELLFKILDNIHDVVLVIDTDTTIVYVNEVYARRLGVPATKVLGRRLDRIEPNSSTINCLKTGMPSQGREYVESLNIEVVSNTFPLYHDERIVGAVSIFRNVTKGAGLNQELISDRERVPMENPYNMKEITSRLEKELIVSALGNYNNNRTQAMKALGISRRAFYDKLRKYGIEDRDKEMS
- a CDS encoding DUF362 domain-containing protein, which encodes MSKASVSLVKVSEVYESLGQALDLCDGLAGLQVDDKILLKPNIVSWDFDYPFPPYGVVTTSTVMQALVQILVERGFENLIIGEGSLPGPKPQGDAIYEALGYGKLRDRYGVRLVDFNAEPFITTDYGDGFKLDIAQEALAVDKIINIPVLKTHNQAKVSLGIKNLKGCLSRRSKQFCHGLDQEELNLTFPRIIEKLPVALTIIDGLYTLEKGPGPTGKAYPKGLLLASRDPLACDLVGAAVLGYGAQEVPHLAFYAEKHGYSLELSDYEVKGESIEGYRGRIDYDFEWSEDNTGPAGFEKRGITGLAIRKYDSSLCTGCSVQFNPMLILLASAFKGEPFNRIELVSGKQQLASAGFNTTILFGKCACHLNKNNPNINQAITLWGCPPDLEKMVEELGKEGIQCDFNEYVRFRNYLFDRYKGKEGYNPEDWTIE
- a CDS encoding two-component system sensor histidine kinase NtrB gives rise to the protein MKKVFLKKSIIQSTLFSITISIFMITMVLMLFFGKTFWEKESVKLEYDLLTIALDVKQTIDSNLHLIPSCQDDVNILPRTQQMVKLDKVVKPLLQEKRPYSVAFYDLEFGWMVSEGKQIESVETILVDLHGASEIKVLNYDHITLVSVPVQLEKGLKGYVWAYATKSEFELGPFTGYSISFSLLFLSIGIIIILIQKFMKEIQHQLEEFSESIVHPETNLSWNSHGLPELEPVLDKIKGYTQELSAINEELEASQRRFTQIMEGISDGLFSIDREWRLLFYNDVAKKYFDKSDEELKMKNILEIFPSFSNTVTYQYIAEVFLTAEPAYFEADGMMTSERIFHTSIYPFEEGITVFFRDITEQRQQQHEMARLERLNLVGQMAAGISHEIRNPLTTVKGFLQLRGIKVTDPDEKEYNDLMISEIDRANTIISEFLSLAKDNMGSTQEQDINQIIYRIFPMIQADANNGNKDLILNLNPLPSLWLNENEIRQLLLNFVRNALEVTPQGGCVIIQTYEDRNNVVLAVKDQGCGIPEEIRDKIGTPFFTTKESGTGLGIAISMGIAHRHNAELTFDTGDQGTTFKVIFKRRNILGKKDEGELS